The Microcystis aeruginosa NIES-843 sequence ATTGGAGTTGAGGCTTTTCTCGATTTGTTTTTTGTCTAAGTCCCATTAATCATCTTTTCTATAAGTATGCCATAGTTTTTGAAATTTGGTATAAGGCTATTAAGCTTAGACGCACTTACATTGCACTTTAATATCCTGGAACGCCTTGTAGATAGGGATACGAGTAGGAAACTTAAATGCGTCTAAGCTTACTAACCCGCACCTGTAGGGTTATAAAGTTATCAAGGTACTACATTTACCACGCGGCTAATCCTCTAAACGTCTTACTGTCTAGTTTCTAGCCAACGAATCGCACCACACCCCACACCCTACTTCCCCATCACCCCACACCCCACACCCTACTTCCCCATCACCCCACTTCCCCAATCCCCCATCACCCCACACCCCACTCCCATACCTAAGCGCCGCAATTCCGGAGATTATATAAAAAAACACCCAGAACAATCGGGGTAATGGACAATACTAAAGGTTGTGTAGGTCATCAGAAAAGCCCTTTCAGGGTAAAATACTATGAAACTAGCGTCACGAGTCAATCAAGTTACTCCCTCCCTTACCCTAGCTATCGACTCTCTGGCCAAGGAAATGAAGAAAAACGGCGAAGATGTCTGTAGTTTTAGCGCCGGGGAGCCAGATTTCGACACACCCACTCACATCAAAGCTGCCGCGAAAAAGGCCCTCGATGAGGGAAAAACTCGCTACGGACCGGCTGCCGGGGAAGCGGGGTTAAGAAAAGCCATCGCCGAGAAATTGCTGCGGGATAATCAACTAGCATACAATGCCGATAATGTCATCGTCACCAATGGCGGTAAACAGTCTCTCTACAATCTGATCATGGCGTTAATTGAAGCGGGGGACGAAGTAATTATTCCCGCACCCTACTGGTTGAGTTATCCTGAAATGGTGACGTTAGCGGGGGGAACATCGGTTATAGTGAACACTAGCCTAGAGAATCACTATAAAATCACCCCCGAACAGCTAGAAGCGGCAATTACACCGAAAACTAAATTATTTGTCCTCAATTCTCCCTCTAATCCCACCGGTATTGTCTATACTCCCGAAGAAATCGCAGCTTTAGCAAAAATTGTGGTTGAAAAGGATATTTTAGTGGTTTCTGATGAAATTTACGAGAAAATCCTCTACGATGGCGCAATTCACCGCAGTATCGCTTCTTTTGGTCCGGAAATCTTTCAGCGCAGTATTATTAGTAATGGTTTTGCTAAAGCTTTCTCGATGACGGGGTGGCGCGTCGGTTACATAGCAGGACCGGTGGAAATTGTCAAGGCTATGACTAAGATCCAAAGTCATAGTACCTCCAATGTCTGCACTTTTGCCCAATACGGTGCGATCGCTGCTTTAGAGAGTCCCCAAGATTGCATCGAGGAAATGGTCAAAGCTTTTAGCGAGCGCCGACAGTATATTTTAGAACGAGTGCGAGCCATTCCCGGACTCAATTGTCCTACTCCCAACGGTGCTTTTTATGTGTTTATCGATATTAGTCAAACTGGTTTAAAATCACGGGATTTTTGTCAGAAACTGCTCGAAACCCAAAAAGTAGCTGCTATCCCCGGTATTGCTTTCGGTGCCGATGATTGTATTCGTCTTTCCTACGCTACAGACCTAAAGACGATTGAAAAAGGATTCGATCGCCTTGATCAGTTTATCGGCAGTTTGTAGGATGATTACTTTGTTTGTTAGGGTGAATTTTGTTCGCCCTTTTTTTTGGGTTTTAACAGCTTAGGTGAGTTGCTTACCTAGAAGGTGATTCAGGCATATTTGAGTATAATTTTCTATCTCAATTGTTAAGCAAAAATTGACCAAATATTAAGAGTTCGTAACTAAGTACCTAAGCAAAATTAATTACACATCTAAGCCACTACTCCGTCAGACTTCTGGTGTGAGGAAACAGTGAACTGAAAACTCAAATCCGATCCCTAATAGCTGTCTCCCGTCTCCCGTCTCCCGTCTCCTGTCTCGGAGTCTCCTGTCTCGACTAGGAAATTAATTTTGCACGACTACTTATTCTGATTGACTGGTATCACTGGAAATGCCCACGCAAACCACAAAATTGCACAATTGTCAATAGGGTTTGAGATGCGCTCACCCTGTAAATGAAACAGATCTACCCCTGAACGGTTACAAATTTTTGTTAACATATTATCCACCGAAGAACCATGAATGTTAAAATCGCTGGCAATTCCCGATCTGAATCTTTACTATATGAGAGCAGTACAACCCAGCCAAACAGAGCGGGAGCATCTCACCTTTGCAATGAGCATAAATACTTAGTGGAAAAATAGGCTTTTCGAGGGTAATTCTTGTTTTAATTCTCCATGTACGCAGTCTTTAAAAGCCTCTATTTCGTTCCAAGACACGATTAAGAGTGGCTTTTAGGCTAAGTATAATTACTTATCGCGTAAGTGAGATGCTCCCAACAGAGCCTGTTATTGTCGCTCAATCGGGAGCATCTCACCTTTGCAATGAGCATAAATACTTAGTGGAAAAATAGGCTTTTCGAGGGTAATTCTTGTTTTAATTCTCCATGTACGCAGTCTTTAAAAGCCTCTATTTCGTTCCAAGACACGATTAAGAGTGGCTTTTAGGCTAAGTATAATTACTTATCGCGTAAGTGAGATGCTCCCGCTCAATCTTCCTCTGAACCTTCCCGATCAAATCCACCGCCAGGTAACGGCAGTTTCCCTTTAGTGCCGATAGGAGTAACTGTTGTGCTTACTTTGATGCTGGTTGCTTTGTGGTCGCAAATGGAAATAGAGGCTCTTCTCGTTTCTGTGTGGGAGTAAGAAGAATAGGGATAATTTTCCAGAAATATAGTCTTCAAAGCCTTGCCTAGCAAGACTCCTACGAATGATAAGCACTGATTATCACACCAAGTCGAGAAGAGCCAAATAGATAGAGAAGGGATTAACAAGTTAAGGCTTTGCACAAGTGGTATGTTACTGATCCAATCTTTACTAAATGGTAAGTTAGGAGATTTATTAGGTAAGTCGCCCCGCTCTCTGAATAAAGATAGCAACAACGGACAGGATAATTCCGACGGATAAGTAACAGTGAGATTGAGTCATCTAAGCCAATTAATACCCGCCGATAAAACTAATTTTTCAACAGTAAACGGCCAATTCAAGTCTGAATTGCATCACTGTCTGATCTACCTTTATAGAATACCTCATTCGGGGTACGATAGTCAAGACATTTTCGAGGACGATTGTTAATCAAGTTTACGGCTCTTTCCACCTCCTCTGGCTTAACGATTTTAAAATTCGTTCCCTTGGGGAAAAATTGTCTTAACAGTCCCTTGGTATGCTCGTTTAATCCCCTCTCCCACGAATGATAAGGAGTAGCAAAATAAAAATCTGCTCCTAGTTTCTGACTCAACTCTTGATGTCCACAAAATTCTTTGCCGTTGTCACAAGTAAAGGTTTTTCTTTTGTCAGGGTGAATCTCTTGAAAAAGTTTTTCTGTGACTCTATTGATTTCCGATGCGGTTTTGTTTTTGGCTAATCCTGCTCCTAAAAATTTCGAGGCTTTATCTACATGAGTAACGAGAACTCCTAGATGATTGCCTCCAATCATTGTGTCACTTTCCCAATGACCGATTTCAGTTTTCTGGTCAGCAATTACTGGTCGCTCGCTGATATCTACACGCCCTGGAATCCCTCCACGCTTACTTTTTGCTCCGCCTCGACTCTTTCTTTGACAAAGCCCCCGGCGTAAATATTTCTGGTACTCTCCACATCCGTGATAGTTCTGATAGATCATTTGATAGATGGTTTCGTGACTGAGAGATTCTTGACTGGCTCTTTTCAGACGACCTGCTATTTGTTCGGGACTATGATAATCTTTCAATCCTTCTTTGACCAACTCTAAGGCTGACTCGCTGACATTTTTAAAGGGTTGTTTGGCATTTTTTCGCCTTGTCTCGCTTTGAGCTTGTGCTGTGTCAGGTAGATAGCAGCCAAGGGAACTTTGATTCCTTTTTAATTCCCGTGATATTGTGCTTTGATGACATCCGAGCCAGACGGCCATTTGCCGTTGAGATAAATTTCCCTCCTGACTAAGTTGGTAGAGCAAGTTTCTTTGTTCTATGTTAAGATGTTGGTGGCTCATTTTGGGTCTGATTTGTTTTTGTTAATGATCAGACAGTACCTGATGAGCCTTTCTTTGTCAACTCTTGAGGTTGATGCGTTTCATTTTTGAATTGGCGCAGCATCTAACGCATCTGAAAGATCCCGATAACCTATTGTACTACCGTTATTCATGGCAACTTTTAAGGCCGAATCAATAATCGCATTACGTATATCCCTGCCACAGACTTCATCTATTTCAGCAAGCTTCTCGGTAGATACATCCTCTAGAAGTGGCAAATTTTTTGGCAGAAGTTTCTGCCAGATGAGGTTTCTACAAATTTGATCTGGCATTGGAAAAAATATATTACGAACCCTAGTCTCAAATGCAGGATCATAGTTTTCAACTAGATTGGTGGCAAAAACGACAATTCCTCGAAATCTCTCTAGTGAAATTAGTAACTGACTGCGCATAGAGTTTATTGCCTGTTCGGATCCTTGAGTTACGTTAGTCAATCTTTTAGAGAGCAAGGAATCTGATTCATCAATGAAAAGGACGGCATTGTCGCGTTCAGCCGCATAAAAAAGGGCTTCAACGTTTTTAGGACCCTCCCCATGATACATACTCTCAATCTGAGCATAACTGACCAGTAAAATATTTCTCTCTAAGTAAGAAGCTACTGCGTGCGCAGCCAAAGTTTTTCCTGTGCCGGGTGAACCGTAGAAATCGCCAATTCAAAAATGAAACGCATCAACCTCAAGAGTTGACAAAGAAAGGCTCATCAGGTACTGTCTGATCATTAACAAAAACAAATCAGACCCAAAATGAGCCACCAACATCTTAACATAGAACAAAGAAACTTGCTCTACCAACTTAGTCAGGAGGGAAATTTATCTCAACGGCAAATGGCCGTCTGGCTCGGATGTCATCAAAGCACAATATCACGGGAATTAAAAAGGAATCAAAGTTCCCTTGGCTGCTATCTACCTGACACAGCACAAGCTCAAAGCGAGACAAGGCGAAAAAATGCCAAACAACCCTTTAAAAATGTCAGCGAGTCAGCCTTAGAGTTGGTCAAAGAAGGATTGAAAGATTATCATAGTCCCGAACAAATAGCAGGTCGTCTGAAAAGAGCCAGTCAAGAATCTCTCAGTCACGAAACCATCTATCAAATGATCTATCAGAACTATCACGGATGTGGAGAGTACCAGAAATATTTACGCCGGGGGCTTTGTCAAAGAAAGAGTCGAGGCGGAGCAAAAAGTAAGCGTGGAGGGATTCCAGGGCGTGTAGATATCAGCGAGCGACCAGTAATTGCTGACCAGAAAACTGAAATCGGTCATTGGGAAAGTGACACAATGATTGGAGGCAATCATCTAGGAGTTCTCGTTACTCATGTAGATAAAGCCTCGAAATTTTTAGGAGCAGGATTAGCCAAAAACAAAACCGCATCGGAAATCAATAGAGTCACAGAAAAACTTTTTCAAGAGATTCACCCTGACAAAAGAAAAACCTTTACTTGTGACAACGGCAAAGAATTTTGTGGACATCAAGAGTTGAGTCAGAAACTAGGAGCAGATTTTTATTTTGCTACTCCTTATCATTCGTGGGAGAGGGGATTAAACGAGCATACCAAGGGACTGTTAAGACAATTTTTCCCCAAGGGAACGAATTTTAAAATCGTTAAGCCAGAGGAGGTGGAAAGAGCCGTAAACTTGATTAACAATCGTCCTCGAAAATGTCTTGACTATCGTACCCCGAATGAGGTATTCTATAAAGGTAGATCAGACAGTGATGCAATTCAGACTTGAATTGGCCAATTAAGTGCAGAATAAGGGAAGGGTTGTATATTTCTTAATCCCCACTCATCAAATACTAATTTTTCAAGGACTGAAATTTTACTAGCTATTAGTAATTCTTCCTTAACTGATTCAGGAACGACTAATTGTTCCATTGAAAAATTCGGCTTTTGGCTACGATACTGCTCCGCTCTTTCCTCTAGGGAAATAGAATTTGCTTTACTGACAGACGCTTTGTTACTATTTTTGCTCAGATTTTTGACGGAGTTTAAATCTACACTTGAGGAAACAATTAAAGGTAAATTTTCTTTTCCGATTTTTTCTAAATAGCTTTGCCAAGCTGCATATATTCTGGTTTTGAAAACAAGAAAATCTTTTTCACTTTCTGTGGTGGTTGGTATATCCTGAAATATAATTTCGTCTTCCATGTTGTTTGCTTAAATTTTTGTATTGACAATAAAAAGTAGTCCTTGATAATTTTCGATTAACTTTAGGCAGGACTACCCTCATCTATAAAGTATTACACGGTTGCAATTAACTGTTACTCAGCCTTACCTAAATCGTGACATAAACTACATCCTCGTCTTCAAGTTCATTTGATATTGAGTTACTTTCAACGAGTAAAGCCTCCTTTGTTGACGTGTTGTACACAAATCTCTTGTGCTTCTTGCTACCCTTTTGCTTAGCAATTTTTTCTAATTCCGAACTAGCTTCAGGCGCAATTATGAGAACTTCATCATCAAGGTCATCCCAATAATCAGAGATGATCTCCATAACAGTAGCAATACTGATAATAGCCAAGGCTACTGCGGCTGCTCCAAACAAGAAACCCAATAGTACAAACTCTAATCCACCTAACAACATAGTAAACACTCCTTACTTATTTTTGTGGTAAATCAATCACAACACTATCATCGTTTCCAAAGATGTCATCTAATTCCTCATCAAGTTTTTTCGCACTGACTTTTCTACCTAAATAACCTCTTTTTTTGGGTACAATTTTTTCCTTATTGTCTATAAAAACCTGAGTTATCACCAATCCTTTAGATGAACGCTCAAGTTTGAGCAAGGTTGACT is a genomic window containing:
- a CDS encoding pyridoxal phosphate-dependent aminotransferase, whose product is MKLASRVNQVTPSLTLAIDSLAKEMKKNGEDVCSFSAGEPDFDTPTHIKAAAKKALDEGKTRYGPAAGEAGLRKAIAEKLLRDNQLAYNADNVIVTNGGKQSLYNLIMALIEAGDEVIIPAPYWLSYPEMVTLAGGTSVIVNTSLENHYKITPEQLEAAITPKTKLFVLNSPSNPTGIVYTPEEIAALAKIVVEKDILVVSDEIYEKILYDGAIHRSIASFGPEIFQRSIISNGFAKAFSMTGWRVGYIAGPVEIVKAMTKIQSHSTSNVCTFAQYGAIAALESPQDCIEEMVKAFSERRQYILERVRAIPGLNCPTPNGAFYVFIDISQTGLKSRDFCQKLLETQKVAAIPGIAFGADDCIRLSYATDLKTIEKGFDRLDQFIGSL
- a CDS encoding IS30-like element ISMae39 family transposase, with the translated sequence MSHQHLNIEQRNLLYQLSQEGNLSQRQMAVWLGCHQSTISRELKRNQSSLGCYLPDTAQAQSETRRKNAKQPFKNVSESALELVKEGLKDYHSPEQIAGRLKRASQESLSHETIYQMIYQNYHGCGEYQKYLRRGLCQRKSRGGAKSKRGGIPGRVDISERPVIADQKTEIGHWESDTMIGGNHLGVLVTHVDKASKFLGAGLAKNKTASEINRVTEKLFQEIHPDKRKTFTCDNGKEFCGHQELSQKLGADFYFATPYHSWERGLNEHTKGLLRQFFPKGTNFKIVKPEEVERAVNLINNRPRKCLDYRTPNEVFYKGRSDSDAIQT
- a CDS encoding ATP-binding protein, with protein sequence MGDFYGSPGTGKTLAAHAVASYLERNILLVSYAQIESMYHGEGPKNVEALFYAAERDNAVLFIDESDSLLSKRLTNVTQGSEQAINSMRSQLLISLERFRGIVVFATNLVENYDPAFETRVRNIFFPMPDQICRNLIWQKLLPKNLPLLEDVSTEKLAEIDEVCGRDIRNAIIDSALKVAMNNGSTIGYRDLSDALDAAPIQK